The following are encoded in a window of Eschrichtius robustus isolate mEscRob2 chromosome 1, mEscRob2.pri, whole genome shotgun sequence genomic DNA:
- the BBS4 gene encoding Bardet-Biedl syndrome 4 protein isoform X1, with amino-acid sequence MAEQRLATRTQFPASAESLKPRLKKEFPILEKQNWLIHLHYIRKDYEACKDVIKEQLQETQGLCEYAIYVQALIFRLEGNIQESLELFQTCAVLSPQSADNLKQVARSLFLLGKHKAATEVYNEAAKLNQKDWEICHNLGVCYIYLKQLDKAQDQLHNALHLNRHDLTYIMLGKIHLLEGDLDKAIEIYKKAVEFSPENTELLTTLGLLYLQLGIYQKAFEHLGNALTYDPTNYKAILAAGSMMQTHGDFDVALTKYRVVACAVPESPPLWNNIGMCFFGKKKYVAAISCLKRANYLAPFDWKILYNLGLVHLTMQQYASAFHFLSAAINFQPKMGELYMLLAVALTNLEDTENARRAYAEAVRLDKCNPLVNLNYAVLLYNQGEERGALAQYREMEKKVNLLKDSSSLEFDPEMVEMAQKLGAALQVGEALVWTKPVKDPKSKQRTTSTSKAASFQQPLGSNQALGQAMSSAAAHRKLPSGAGGTSQLTKPPSLPLEPEPTVEAQPTEASAQITEK; translated from the exons AGAACTCAGtttcctgcatctgctgaatcTCTAAAACCCCGGCTGAAAAAAG AGTTTCCTATTTTGGAGAAGCAGAACTGGTTGATACATCTCCACTATATCCGGAAGGATTATGAAGCATGCAAG gatgTTATCAAAGAACAGCTTCAGGAGACTCAGGGGTTATGTGAATATGCTATCTATGTCCAAG CATTGATATTTCGCCTGGAAGGAAATATCCAAGAATCCCTAGAACTCTTTCAGACGTGTGCTGTTCTCAGCCCTCAGTCTGCTGATAACCTCAAGCAGGTGGCCAGATCTTT ATTTCTTTTGGGAAAACATAAAGCTGCCACTGAAGTATACAATGAAGCAGCTAAACTTAACCAGAAAGATTGG GAGATCTGTCATAACCTAGGAGTTTGCTACATTTACCTGAAACAGTTGGACAAG GCACAAGACCAGTTGCACAATGCCCTACATCTGAACAggcatgatctgacttacataatGCTGGGCAAGATCCACTTGCTGGAGGGAGACTTGGACAAGGCCATCGAAATCTACAAGAAAGCAGTGGA GTTCTCACCAGAAAATACAGAACTTCTCACAACTTTAGGATTACTCTACCTCCAG CTCGGCATTTACCAGAAGGCATTTGAACATCTTGGAAATGCACTGACTTACGACCCCACCAACTACAAG GCCATCTTGGCAGCAGGCAGCATGATGCAGACCCATGGGGACTTTGATGTTGCCCTCACCAAATACAGAGTTGTAGCCTGTGCTGTTCCAGAAAGTCCTCCACTCTGGAATAACATTGGAATGTGTTTCTTTGGCAAGAAGAAATACGTGGCA GCTATCAGCTGCCTGAAACGAGCCAACTACTTGGCACCCTTCGATTGGAAGATTCTGTATAATTTGGGCCTTGTCCACTTGACTATGCAGCAGTATGCATCAGCCTTCCATTTTCTCAGTGCAGCCATCAACTTCCAGCCAAAGATGGGGGAGCTCTACATGCTCTTGGCTG TGGCTCTGACCAATCTGGAAGATACAGAGAACGCCAGGAGAGCCTACGCAGAAGCAGTCCGCCTGGATAA GTGTAACCCTTTGGTAAACCTGAACTATGCTGTGCTGCTGTACaaccagggagaggagaggggcgcCCTGGCCCAGTACCGGGAGATGGAGAAGAAAGTCAACCTACTCAAGGACAGTAGCTCTCTGGAATTTGACCCAGAG ATGGTGGAGATGGCCCAGAAGTTGGGGGCTGCTCTCCAGGTCGGGGAGGCACTGGTCTGGACTAAACCAGTTAAAGATCCCAAATCAAAGCAGCGGACCACTTCAACCAGTAAAGCCGCCAGTTTCCAGCAGCCTCTGGGTTCTAATCAAGCTCTAGGACAGGCAATGTCTTCAGCAGCCGCACATAGGAAGCTCCCCTCAG GTGCCGGAGGAACATCCCAGCTCACAAAGCCACCATCTCTTCCTCTGGAGCCAGAGCCCACTGTGGAAGCACAACCAACTGAAGCATCAgcacaaataacagaaaaatag
- the BBS4 gene encoding Bardet-Biedl syndrome 4 protein isoform X2: MAEQRLATRTQFPASAESLKPRLKKEFPILEKQNWLIHLHYIRKDYEACKDVIKEQLQETQGLCEYAIYVQALIFRLEGNIQESLELFQTCAVLSPQSADNLKQVARSLFLLGKHKAATEVYNEAAKLNQKDWEICHNLGVCYIYLKQLDKAQDQLHNALHLNRHDLTYIMLGKIHLLEGDLDKAIEIYKKAVEFSPENTELLTTLGLLYLQLGIYQKAFEHLGNALTYDPTNYKAILAAGSMMQTHGDFDVALTKYRVVACAVPESPPLWNNIGMCFFGKKKYVAAISCLKRANYLAPFDWKILYNLGLVHLTMQQYASAFHFLSAAINFQPKMGELYMLLAVALTNLEDTENARRAYAEAVRLDKCNPLVNLNYAVLLYNQGEERGALAQYREMEKKVNLLKDSSSLEFDPEVPEEHPSSQSHHLFLWSQSPLWKHNQLKHQHK, translated from the exons AGAACTCAGtttcctgcatctgctgaatcTCTAAAACCCCGGCTGAAAAAAG AGTTTCCTATTTTGGAGAAGCAGAACTGGTTGATACATCTCCACTATATCCGGAAGGATTATGAAGCATGCAAG gatgTTATCAAAGAACAGCTTCAGGAGACTCAGGGGTTATGTGAATATGCTATCTATGTCCAAG CATTGATATTTCGCCTGGAAGGAAATATCCAAGAATCCCTAGAACTCTTTCAGACGTGTGCTGTTCTCAGCCCTCAGTCTGCTGATAACCTCAAGCAGGTGGCCAGATCTTT ATTTCTTTTGGGAAAACATAAAGCTGCCACTGAAGTATACAATGAAGCAGCTAAACTTAACCAGAAAGATTGG GAGATCTGTCATAACCTAGGAGTTTGCTACATTTACCTGAAACAGTTGGACAAG GCACAAGACCAGTTGCACAATGCCCTACATCTGAACAggcatgatctgacttacataatGCTGGGCAAGATCCACTTGCTGGAGGGAGACTTGGACAAGGCCATCGAAATCTACAAGAAAGCAGTGGA GTTCTCACCAGAAAATACAGAACTTCTCACAACTTTAGGATTACTCTACCTCCAG CTCGGCATTTACCAGAAGGCATTTGAACATCTTGGAAATGCACTGACTTACGACCCCACCAACTACAAG GCCATCTTGGCAGCAGGCAGCATGATGCAGACCCATGGGGACTTTGATGTTGCCCTCACCAAATACAGAGTTGTAGCCTGTGCTGTTCCAGAAAGTCCTCCACTCTGGAATAACATTGGAATGTGTTTCTTTGGCAAGAAGAAATACGTGGCA GCTATCAGCTGCCTGAAACGAGCCAACTACTTGGCACCCTTCGATTGGAAGATTCTGTATAATTTGGGCCTTGTCCACTTGACTATGCAGCAGTATGCATCAGCCTTCCATTTTCTCAGTGCAGCCATCAACTTCCAGCCAAAGATGGGGGAGCTCTACATGCTCTTGGCTG TGGCTCTGACCAATCTGGAAGATACAGAGAACGCCAGGAGAGCCTACGCAGAAGCAGTCCGCCTGGATAA GTGTAACCCTTTGGTAAACCTGAACTATGCTGTGCTGCTGTACaaccagggagaggagaggggcgcCCTGGCCCAGTACCGGGAGATGGAGAAGAAAGTCAACCTACTCAAGGACAGTAGCTCTCTGGAATTTGACCCAGAG GTGCCGGAGGAACATCCCAGCTCACAAAGCCACCATCTCTTCCTCTGGAGCCAGAGCCCACTGTGGAAGCACAACCAACTGAAGCATCAgcacaaataa